From a single Kitasatospora sp. NBC_00458 genomic region:
- a CDS encoding ATP-binding protein, which translates to MRDVPADPAAVPEARRHVADTARAWALPLSDDALADVELCAGELIANAVEHTGGHCTVTVRWASSLLRIEVADTCPTLRRAAPAVDPDPDATDGRGLLLVEALAAAWGWEPAGTGKVVWFTYAPDLPLPAARRLRPLAAHSA; encoded by the coding sequence GTGAGGGACGTCCCGGCGGACCCGGCCGCCGTCCCGGAGGCGCGCCGCCACGTGGCCGACACCGCCCGCGCCTGGGCGCTGCCCCTGTCGGACGACGCCCTCGCCGACGTCGAGCTGTGTGCGGGCGAGCTGATCGCCAACGCCGTCGAACACACCGGCGGCCACTGCACGGTCACCGTCCGCTGGGCGTCCTCCCTCCTGCGCATCGAGGTCGCCGACACCTGCCCGACCCTCCGGCGGGCCGCTCCGGCCGTCGACCCCGATCCGGACGCCACCGACGGCCGCGGCCTCCTGCTGGTCGAGGCCCTGGCCGCCGCCTGGGGCTGGGAACCCGCCGGTACCGGCAAGGTCGTCTGGTTCACCTACGCCCCCGACCTCCCCCTCCCCGCCGCCCGCCGCCTCCGCCCCCTGGCCGCCCACTCCGCCTGA
- a CDS encoding RNA polymerase sigma factor produces the protein MAESVAWPGEQLVRAAQRGDVDSLAALVSGAHPHVQRFARSLCSSPQDAEDAAQEALIILYRKIGMLRASGALASWTFRIVRNECLRRARTLLRDRPQAEEDVAPSAEDEVLDRLEAGRVAAAIAALPPDQRRVLVMRDVQGLSGRMVADALGLSGPAMKSRLHRARSAVRQTLRDGARPFPGGGDD, from the coding sequence GTGGCTGAGTCCGTCGCCTGGCCGGGGGAGCAGTTGGTGAGAGCGGCGCAGCGGGGCGACGTCGATTCGCTGGCCGCGCTGGTGTCGGGTGCGCACCCGCACGTGCAGCGGTTCGCACGGTCGCTCTGCAGTTCTCCCCAGGACGCCGAGGACGCCGCGCAGGAGGCGCTGATCATCCTGTACCGGAAGATCGGGATGCTGCGGGCGTCCGGAGCGCTCGCGTCGTGGACGTTCCGGATCGTCCGCAACGAGTGCCTGCGCCGGGCGCGCACGCTGCTGCGCGACCGGCCGCAGGCCGAGGAGGACGTCGCCCCTTCGGCGGAGGACGAGGTGCTGGACCGTCTGGAGGCGGGCCGGGTGGCGGCGGCCATCGCGGCGCTCCCGCCCGACCAGCGCCGGGTCCTGGTCATGCGGGACGTGCAGGGCCTCAGCGGGCGGATGGTCGCCGATGCGCTGGGCCTGAGCGGACCGGCGATGAAGTCGAGGCTGCACCGCGCCCGCTCGGCCGTCCGGCAGACGCTCCGTGACGGTGCCCGGCCGTTCCCCGGAGGTGGCGATGACTG
- a CDS encoding HEAT repeat domain-containing protein — protein sequence MTPWPWKRKPAAPAADPLPGRRTAAGAAEPARVRVDARGRDTVAAGRDVAHSALGADSRAVHNDLSGSTVQGPVIMDAEAVHIHHHAPAADQPPTDTEAAVAAYLGRVREVYRRLNLDVLGPTGQAGEQPLIELRHVFMPQPARAYEARVPGELRRLLITGGEPVDDLLPPEAAAHALHELRESQRTEPARPVLQVIAGETGRRLVVLGDPGAGKSTLAKFLALALAGALEEAPAELAALAGLVPVVIELRQYAQATWRERTIEDFLDHVHRQERMCLPREVLEELLAADRAMVVFDGLDEIFDPEVRAETSRRITAFAAAYPGVRTVVTSREYGYRSGEFTGAGFAQVMLQDLEHEQVAEFVRRWYAAAHPGDRHLAERLTQRLLSAVRDVRAVTELAGNPLLLTILAAIGLGRTIPRERREVYAHAVEVLIERWDKDAKFLTAPAPANAEAAQALEWLNTNRRIKLLERIARHMQDGAGRPAGTFIQRDELTGIISGYLTDHNITRPAADIAAEHVVDHLSTRNFLLAHYGGGIHGFVHRAFLEYLAATDILRRREEEEWDREELVDLLDGRADDPAWHEVLLLTAGKLKQRDVAAFLDRLLRRHRQDEWTEKAPVLALAIRVLAEVEEIGAAPTGGPTGKGLSVASQSDAVVDALCDALSVHPFLDVSEALPALATFDHFWDGRERYLRWYHTEQRQYSLYIGSTLAAVAAALSRDAAEALRRTRGHWDPDLRCAALRLLAERWRDHPDTHPAVLDAATDTSGRVSDIGLQMLAEHWRDHPDTHPTVLGAASDATGGGSTRSRTALQMLAEHWRDHPDTHPAVLRATTAATGVVRGFALRMLAHHWRDHPDTLPAVLAATTTEWYIRHEVLKLLARYWRDLPATHPAVLDASTHLHGEVSGTALQLLARYWPYHPDSLPAVLRAVDDPRADRLVRREALRSLARHWPDHPGTHAAIRKGALDTDRFTRHAALSLMAQYWPDHAETRPALHRAATDAGGQERSTALILLTRYWPDHPTVRTALTGSDPELRVTALILLDRVWPDHPDTLPAILRAASDSHGEVRREALRLTVRHGDDSTLPTVRDAVLTDPSAAVRMEAIRLLTLLWPREPDVPGLVRRSLADPNEEVRRTAEQALALLEQ from the coding sequence GTGACGCCCTGGCCGTGGAAGCGCAAGCCGGCCGCACCCGCCGCCGACCCCCTCCCCGGACGGCGCACCGCCGCCGGGGCCGCCGAACCGGCACGGGTGCGGGTCGACGCGCGGGGACGGGACACCGTCGCCGCCGGCCGCGACGTCGCCCACTCCGCGCTCGGGGCGGACAGCCGGGCCGTCCACAACGACCTCAGCGGCAGCACCGTCCAGGGGCCCGTCATCATGGACGCGGAGGCCGTGCACATCCACCACCACGCCCCCGCCGCCGACCAGCCGCCGACGGACACCGAGGCCGCGGTGGCGGCGTACCTCGGCCGGGTGCGCGAGGTGTACCGGCGGCTGAACCTCGACGTCCTCGGCCCCACCGGCCAGGCCGGCGAACAGCCGCTGATCGAGCTGCGGCACGTCTTCATGCCGCAGCCCGCCCGTGCCTACGAGGCCCGGGTGCCGGGCGAACTGCGGCGGCTGCTGATCACCGGCGGCGAACCGGTGGACGACCTGCTGCCGCCGGAGGCCGCCGCGCACGCCCTGCACGAGCTGCGGGAGTCCCAACGGACGGAGCCCGCCCGGCCGGTGCTCCAGGTGATCGCCGGCGAGACCGGGCGGCGGCTCGTCGTCCTGGGCGATCCGGGGGCGGGCAAGTCCACGCTCGCCAAGTTCCTGGCCCTGGCGCTGGCCGGGGCACTGGAGGAGGCGCCCGCCGAACTCGCCGCCCTGGCAGGGCTGGTGCCGGTGGTCATCGAGCTGCGGCAGTACGCCCAGGCGACCTGGCGGGAGCGGACGATCGAGGACTTCCTCGACCACGTCCACCGGCAGGAGCGGATGTGCCTACCGCGCGAGGTCCTGGAGGAACTCCTCGCCGCCGACCGGGCGATGGTGGTGTTCGACGGCCTGGACGAGATCTTCGACCCGGAGGTCCGCGCCGAGACGTCCCGCCGCATCACCGCCTTCGCCGCCGCGTACCCGGGCGTGCGCACCGTCGTCACCTCACGCGAATACGGCTACCGGTCGGGCGAGTTCACCGGGGCGGGCTTCGCCCAGGTGATGCTCCAGGACCTGGAGCACGAGCAGGTCGCCGAGTTCGTCCGCCGCTGGTACGCCGCCGCGCACCCCGGGGACCGGCACCTGGCCGAGCGGCTCACCCAGCGCCTGCTGAGCGCGGTCCGCGACGTCCGCGCGGTCACCGAACTGGCCGGCAACCCGCTCCTGCTGACCATCCTCGCCGCCATCGGCCTCGGCCGGACCATCCCCCGCGAACGCCGCGAGGTGTACGCCCACGCGGTGGAGGTGCTGATCGAGCGGTGGGACAAGGACGCCAAGTTCCTCACCGCCCCCGCACCCGCCAACGCCGAGGCGGCCCAGGCCCTGGAGTGGCTGAACACCAACCGCCGCATCAAGCTGCTGGAACGCATCGCCCGCCACATGCAGGACGGTGCCGGGCGCCCGGCGGGCACCTTCATCCAGCGGGACGAGCTGACCGGCATCATCAGCGGCTACCTCACCGACCACAACATCACCCGCCCGGCCGCCGACATCGCCGCCGAGCACGTCGTCGACCACCTCAGCACCCGCAACTTCCTGCTCGCCCACTACGGCGGCGGCATCCACGGCTTCGTCCACCGGGCCTTCCTGGAGTACCTCGCCGCCACCGACATCCTGCGCCGCCGGGAGGAGGAGGAATGGGACCGGGAGGAGCTCGTCGACCTCCTCGACGGCCGGGCCGACGACCCCGCCTGGCACGAGGTGCTGCTGCTGACGGCCGGGAAGCTCAAGCAGCGGGACGTCGCGGCGTTCCTCGACCGGCTGCTGCGCCGGCACCGGCAGGACGAGTGGACCGAGAAGGCGCCGGTCCTGGCCCTCGCCATCCGCGTCCTCGCCGAGGTCGAGGAGATCGGCGCCGCGCCCACCGGCGGCCCGACCGGCAAGGGGCTGTCGGTCGCCTCCCAGAGCGACGCCGTCGTCGACGCCCTCTGCGACGCCCTGAGCGTGCACCCGTTCCTGGACGTCTCCGAGGCGCTGCCCGCCCTGGCCACCTTCGACCACTTCTGGGACGGCAGGGAGCGGTACCTCCGCTGGTACCACACCGAACAGCGCCAGTACTCGCTCTACATCGGGTCCACCCTCGCGGCAGTCGCCGCGGCACTGAGCCGCGACGCGGCCGAGGCACTCCGCAGGACCCGCGGCCACTGGGACCCCGACCTCCGCTGCGCGGCCCTGCGGCTGCTGGCGGAGCGGTGGCGCGACCACCCAGACACCCACCCCGCCGTCCTCGACGCCGCCACCGACACCTCCGGCAGGGTCTCCGACATCGGTCTGCAGATGCTGGCCGAGCACTGGCGCGACCACCCCGACACCCACCCGACCGTCCTCGGCGCCGCCTCCGACGCCACCGGCGGCGGATCCACCCGCAGCCGGACGGCCCTGCAGATGCTGGCCGAGCACTGGCGCGACCACCCCGACACCCACCCCGCCGTCCTCAGGGCCACCACCGCCGCCACCGGCGTCGTGCGCGGTTTCGCCCTGCGCATGCTGGCCCACCACTGGCGCGACCACCCGGACACCCTTCCCGCCGTCCTCGCCGCCACCACCACCGAGTGGTACATCCGCCACGAGGTGCTGAAGCTGCTGGCCCGGTACTGGCGTGACCTCCCCGCGACCCACCCCGCCGTCCTCGACGCCAGCACCCACCTCCACGGGGAGGTCAGCGGCACGGCACTACAGCTCCTGGCCCGGTACTGGCCCTACCACCCCGACAGCCTCCCCGCCGTCCTGCGGGCCGTCGACGATCCCCGGGCCGACCGGCTCGTCCGCCGCGAGGCCCTGCGGTCACTGGCCCGGCACTGGCCCGACCACCCCGGGACGCACGCCGCGATCCGGAAGGGCGCCCTCGACACCGACCGGTTCACCCGCCACGCGGCGCTCAGCCTCATGGCCCAGTACTGGCCCGACCACGCCGAGACCCGTCCCGCGCTCCACCGCGCCGCCACCGACGCCGGCGGCCAGGAGCGCAGCACCGCGCTGATCCTGCTGACCAGGTACTGGCCCGACCACCCCACCGTCCGGACCGCCTTGACCGGTTCCGACCCCGAGCTCCGCGTCACCGCCCTGATTCTCCTCGACCGGGTCTGGCCCGACCATCCGGACACCCTTCCCGCGATCCTCCGCGCCGCCTCGGACTCCCACGGCGAGGTCCGGCGCGAGGCGCTCCGGCTGACGGTCCGCCACGGCGACGACTCCACGCTGCCGACCGTCCGGGACGCCGTCCTCACCGATCCCTCCGCCGCCGTCCGCATGGAGGCGATCCGGCTGCTGACCCTCCTGTGGCCACGGGAGCCGGACGTACCCGGGCTGGTCAGGCGGTCGCTGGCGGACCCGAACGAGGAGGTGCGCCGCACGGCCGAGCAGGCCCTCGCGCTCCTTGAGCAGTAG